The proteins below are encoded in one region of Metabacillus dongyingensis:
- a CDS encoding long-chain-fatty-acid--CoA ligase, whose protein sequence is MQLDKWLATYPGHVHHDFDIPYISIPQMFEETVHKYGEKEAISFYGKSISYHQAAGMVIAFASALQKKGIRKGDRVAIMLPNCPQYVVAYYGALKAGAIITQVNPMLVERELDYILNDSGAETIVVFDALYPRVKAVKRSTNLKQVITVSLHEEIMPDADDHTFQQFLGMGTGEVLPVQIEPEHDIAVLQYTGGTTGRSKGAMLTHRNLMANIYQSYEFFKNEVQSGAERCLTVIPLFHVFGMTSCMNLTVLRGNSMIMLPRFDLEEVMQTIKREQPTIFPGVPTMYVAITNHPRAEEYGISSIRICNSGSAPMPVELLNEFERKTGAKILEGYGLSEAAPTTHCNPPFGERKPGSVGIGVPGTAYKIVDVATGKEEVPAGTLGEVIIKGPQVMKGYWNMPEETANTIRDGWLYTGDIAKVDKEGYLYIADRKKDMIIASGYNVYPRDIEEVLYEHEAIQEAVVIGVPDPYRGETVKAFAVLKSGKSATADEIISFCRSQLASYKVPAIIEFRDQLPKTSVGKILRRALREEVVKR, encoded by the coding sequence CTGCAATTGGATAAATGGCTTGCAACGTACCCGGGGCACGTTCATCATGATTTTGACATACCTTACATCTCCATTCCGCAAATGTTTGAGGAAACCGTACATAAGTATGGTGAAAAAGAGGCCATTTCATTTTACGGGAAATCTATTTCTTATCATCAAGCTGCCGGAATGGTCATTGCCTTCGCATCTGCCCTTCAGAAAAAAGGAATTCGGAAAGGCGACAGAGTGGCGATTATGCTTCCGAATTGCCCGCAGTATGTTGTCGCCTACTACGGTGCATTAAAAGCAGGTGCGATTATTACTCAGGTAAACCCGATGCTTGTCGAACGTGAGCTCGATTATATTCTCAATGATTCAGGGGCTGAAACCATCGTTGTTTTTGATGCGCTTTATCCAAGAGTAAAAGCGGTTAAAAGAAGTACAAACTTAAAGCAAGTCATAACAGTGAGCCTCCATGAAGAAATCATGCCTGATGCAGATGACCATACGTTTCAGCAGTTTCTGGGCATGGGGACCGGGGAAGTGTTGCCTGTGCAGATTGAGCCAGAGCATGATATTGCCGTCCTTCAATACACAGGCGGAACAACGGGCCGCTCCAAAGGGGCAATGCTCACACACCGCAATTTAATGGCAAACATTTATCAATCGTATGAATTCTTTAAGAATGAAGTGCAGTCTGGGGCAGAGCGCTGTTTAACCGTTATTCCGCTATTTCATGTGTTTGGGATGACATCCTGCATGAACTTAACGGTTCTTCGCGGCAACTCGATGATCATGCTGCCCCGTTTTGACCTTGAAGAAGTCATGCAGACGATAAAACGTGAACAGCCTACTATTTTTCCGGGAGTTCCGACCATGTATGTGGCGATCACGAACCACCCGAGGGCAGAAGAATACGGAATCAGCAGCATCCGGATCTGCAATAGCGGCAGCGCACCAATGCCGGTAGAGCTGTTAAATGAATTTGAACGGAAAACAGGAGCAAAGATACTGGAAGGATACGGTTTATCCGAAGCGGCGCCGACGACGCACTGCAATCCTCCTTTTGGAGAGCGGAAACCGGGGAGTGTAGGAATCGGTGTTCCGGGAACAGCTTATAAAATTGTTGATGTAGCAACAGGAAAAGAAGAGGTTCCTGCAGGGACTCTCGGGGAAGTGATAATAAAAGGCCCCCAGGTGATGAAAGGTTACTGGAATATGCCTGAGGAAACAGCAAATACAATTCGTGACGGCTGGCTCTATACCGGTGATATTGCAAAGGTGGACAAGGAAGGATATTTATATATTGCCGACCGCAAAAAGGATATGATCATTGCCAGCGGATACAATGTTTATCCGAGAGATATCGAAGAGGTTTTATACGAACATGAAGCAATCCAGGAAGCAGTTGTCATAGGCGTGCCGGATCCTTACCGCGGGGAGACGGTTAAGGCCTTTGCTGTATTAAAATCAGGGAAAAGTGCAACAGCAGACGAAATCATTTCATTTTGCCGAAGCCAATTGGCATCTTATAAAGTGCCTGCCATCATCGAGTTCCGGGATCAGCTGCCGAAAACGAGCGTCGGCAAAATATTGCGCAGGGCTCTCAGAGAAGAAGTTGTAAAAAGGTAA
- a CDS encoding TetR/AcrR family transcriptional regulator codes for MKEKIIQQSIQLFGEKGFKETSIQDIVDSLSVTKGTFYYYYKSKTELLMAIHLKYIDDLLRKQEEIIQDDEKMYKDKLHEIVYMLIHDIEKEGLSAKVFFREMRNLSEEDMEEVVAKRDLFRVKIQQVIEAGIAAGEFRSDLQTDIVTFGILGMTNWSYFWFDPNGRVSDHEVSEIFLKMVLEGLNI; via the coding sequence ATGAAAGAAAAAATCATACAGCAAAGCATACAGCTATTCGGAGAAAAAGGATTTAAAGAAACATCTATACAGGATATTGTTGACAGCCTGAGCGTAACTAAAGGCACCTTTTATTATTACTATAAAAGCAAAACAGAGCTGTTAATGGCGATTCACTTAAAGTACATTGACGATCTTCTCCGAAAACAGGAAGAAATCATCCAGGATGATGAAAAAATGTACAAAGATAAACTGCATGAAATTGTTTATATGCTGATTCATGACATCGAAAAAGAAGGATTAAGCGCGAAGGTCTTCTTCAGGGAAATGAGAAATTTAAGTGAAGAGGATATGGAGGAAGTAGTAGCCAAAAGAGATCTTTTCAGAGTGAAGATTCAGCAGGTTATTGAAGCGGGAATTGCTGCCGGAGAATTCCGTTCAGATCTGCAGACAGATATTGTCACATTCGGGATATTGGGCATGACGAACTGGAGTTACTTCTGGTTTGATCCGAACGGACGCGTATCTGATCATGAAGTATCGGAAATTTTTCTGAAAATGGTGCTTGAAGGACTAAATATCTAA
- a CDS encoding 3-hydroxyacyl-CoA dehydrogenase family protein yields the protein MKKEDIQQISVIGAGQMGHQIAMLCALGGFETILQDVQETALEKAESTLHSIMDKWVKKSKLTEEAKQAAFARLKFTSSLERAASHADFIIEAVVEKLDVKRELFARLDQLAKPHAILASNSSTIVNSLIASATNREDKVVNMHFFFPPLVMDCVEVVMSDQTSRETADLTMEVCKTINRTAVLLKKEISGFIANRILGALQREAVFLYEEGYASYEDIDIICRKALNHPIGPFELMDLSGIDVGYYVMQQRFAESGDPADKPFACIEQKVREGNLGRKTGKGWYTYQKEEVRK from the coding sequence ATGAAAAAAGAGGACATTCAGCAAATTTCGGTCATTGGAGCAGGGCAAATGGGACATCAAATTGCTATGCTGTGCGCGCTTGGCGGCTTTGAAACCATCCTGCAGGATGTTCAGGAAACCGCTTTAGAAAAAGCCGAGTCGACCTTGCATTCCATCATGGATAAATGGGTGAAAAAATCCAAGCTGACAGAAGAAGCGAAACAGGCTGCTTTTGCAAGATTGAAATTCACATCTTCACTTGAGCGGGCAGCAAGTCATGCAGATTTTATTATTGAAGCTGTGGTAGAGAAACTGGATGTGAAGAGGGAACTCTTTGCAAGGCTTGATCAGCTTGCGAAGCCTCATGCTATTTTGGCTTCTAACAGCTCAACGATTGTCAATTCTCTGATCGCATCAGCGACAAATCGGGAAGACAAAGTCGTGAACATGCATTTCTTTTTCCCACCGCTTGTCATGGATTGTGTAGAGGTTGTTATGAGTGATCAGACCTCAAGGGAAACGGCCGATTTAACAATGGAAGTCTGCAAAACAATCAACCGCACTGCTGTACTATTGAAGAAAGAAATTTCAGGATTTATTGCCAATCGCATTTTAGGAGCACTCCAAAGGGAAGCGGTTTTCCTATATGAAGAGGGATATGCAAGCTATGAAGATATTGACATTATTTGCCGCAAAGCCTTAAACCATCCAATCGGTCCGTTTGAATTAATGGACTTATCCGGCATAGATGTAGGGTATTACGTTATGCAGCAGCGGTTCGCAGAGTCGGGAGATCCTGCAGATAAACCATTTGCATGCATTGAACAAAAGGTAAGAGAAGGAAACCTTGGCCGAAAAACAGGCAAGGGCTGGTACACATATCAAAAAGAAGAGGTGAGAAAATGA
- a CDS encoding enoyl-CoA hydratase, which translates to MTERAVSYKKKGAVAIVTIDNPPLNVMNQQVTRELKEAFAALKEDNETVAVILTGAGDRAFMAGADIKEFPNLIGRKGIKADFLEGHAFLNEIDQFPKPTIAVLNGLTFGGGCELALTCDLRIAEEHAQVGLPEIKLGLFPGGGGTQRLPRTVGDAKAKELMFTGDPIDAAEAKNIGLVSYVVPKGEGLQKALELAGRMTRHSLPALSKIKKAVDQGLSTSLEEGLDLEAELFEEVFQTEDIKEGVQAFIEKRKPAFSHK; encoded by the coding sequence ATGACAGAGCGTGCCGTTTCATATAAAAAAAAGGGTGCTGTTGCCATCGTAACGATCGATAATCCTCCGCTTAACGTCATGAACCAGCAGGTCACAAGGGAGCTGAAAGAAGCCTTTGCAGCTCTTAAAGAAGACAATGAGACCGTTGCTGTGATCCTGACGGGGGCTGGAGACAGGGCGTTTATGGCCGGAGCGGACATTAAAGAATTTCCTAATTTGATCGGCAGAAAAGGAATTAAAGCCGATTTTCTTGAGGGGCATGCTTTTTTAAATGAAATCGATCAGTTTCCAAAGCCGACAATTGCCGTTTTGAACGGGCTTACTTTTGGCGGAGGCTGTGAACTCGCTTTAACATGCGATCTCCGCATTGCTGAGGAACATGCTCAGGTCGGACTTCCGGAAATTAAGCTTGGATTGTTCCCGGGGGGAGGAGGCACACAAAGACTTCCTCGCACAGTTGGAGATGCCAAAGCGAAAGAGCTGATGTTTACTGGCGATCCGATTGATGCAGCAGAAGCCAAAAACATAGGGCTTGTGTCTTATGTTGTTCCTAAAGGGGAAGGGCTCCAAAAAGCGCTGGAACTTGCAGGCCGTATGACTCGCCATTCACTTCCTGCCCTTTCTAAGATTAAAAAAGCGGTTGATCAGGGACTGAGCACCTCACTTGAAGAAGGGCTTGACCTTGAAGCGGAGCTGTTTGAAGAAGTGTTTCAGACAGAAGATATCAAAGAGGGAGTACAGGCATTTATTGAAAAAAGAAAGCCTGCTTTCAGCCATAAATAA
- a CDS encoding acyl-CoA thioesterase, with protein sequence MHEARMRVRFCETDALGHVNNTSYFIYLEDARVQFFEALGYSMSSGDWPFILARATCDFRGQAYFNEHLIIKTSVRKIGLKSFTVLHEITEQETGRLIAEGEAVIVTFNFKTQATEVMPEHLKEQLKRIAAEIKI encoded by the coding sequence ATGCATGAAGCACGGATGAGAGTAAGGTTTTGCGAAACAGATGCGCTCGGACATGTGAACAATACTAGTTACTTTATTTATCTGGAAGATGCACGCGTTCAGTTTTTCGAAGCATTGGGCTATTCCATGTCTTCCGGAGACTGGCCGTTTATCCTTGCAAGAGCGACATGCGATTTTCGCGGTCAGGCTTATTTTAACGAGCATTTGATCATTAAAACCTCCGTTCGGAAAATCGGTTTAAAAAGCTTTACCGTTCTTCATGAAATAACAGAGCAGGAGACCGGAAGACTGATCGCTGAAGGGGAGGCAGTTATTGTCACATTTAACTTTAAGACGCAGGCCACAGAAGTCATGCCGGAGCATCTTAAAGAACAGCTGAAGAGAATTGCTGCAGAAATAAAAATCTGA
- a CDS encoding phosphotransferase family protein, with product MSQIIPVRTGEELHAEVLENCLRTEIHDIPLGSLQIDQFGTGASNLTYALKIGDWEGVLRRPPLGPVAPKAHDMEREYTILKDLHPLFPLAPKPYFFSSNESIAGSPFFVMERRHGVLVDTELPEGMEASQELGHSMSELMVDTLVSLHEVPYKGTAIERLSKPDGFMERQVHGWIGRYHRAKTDDIREVELLTKWLEEKLPSSPEPTVIHYDFKLNNSLFSSDLKKMTGLFDWEMTTIGDPLADLGAAMSYWMEEEDPEPLKKGMGKPSITTNGTFYSRKQFIESYARKSGRDVTNIHYYTTFATFKLAVICQQIYYRYKKGQTNDQRFARFGPFTETLIQHALRLAQKD from the coding sequence ATGTCTCAAATCATTCCAGTCCGCACAGGGGAAGAGTTGCATGCAGAGGTTCTTGAGAACTGCTTAAGAACGGAAATTCATGATATCCCCTTAGGTTCTCTGCAAATTGATCAATTTGGCACAGGCGCTTCAAATTTAACGTACGCTTTGAAAATAGGGGATTGGGAAGGGGTATTGAGGAGGCCGCCTCTTGGTCCTGTTGCCCCTAAAGCTCATGATATGGAAAGAGAGTATACCATTTTGAAAGACTTGCATCCTCTTTTTCCACTGGCACCCAAGCCCTATTTTTTCAGCAGCAATGAGTCCATTGCAGGCAGTCCGTTTTTCGTCATGGAAAGACGCCACGGTGTTCTGGTGGATACAGAGCTTCCAGAAGGAATGGAGGCATCACAAGAACTTGGCCATTCAATGTCCGAGCTAATGGTGGATACGCTGGTCAGCCTACATGAAGTCCCTTATAAAGGAACAGCGATTGAAAGACTGAGCAAGCCTGATGGATTTATGGAGCGCCAGGTGCACGGCTGGATTGGCCGCTATCACAGGGCAAAAACAGATGACATTCGCGAAGTGGAACTGCTGACAAAATGGCTGGAAGAAAAGCTGCCGTCATCACCCGAACCTACTGTCATTCACTATGATTTCAAACTGAATAATTCCTTGTTTTCAAGTGACTTGAAAAAGATGACAGGTTTGTTTGACTGGGAGATGACCACGATTGGCGATCCCCTCGCAGATCTAGGGGCCGCCATGAGCTACTGGATGGAGGAAGAGGATCCTGAACCGCTGAAAAAAGGAATGGGCAAGCCATCAATCACAACAAATGGCACCTTCTATTCAAGAAAGCAGTTTATTGAAAGCTATGCGAGAAAAAGCGGAAGAGATGTCACAAATATTCATTATTACACGACGTTTGCCACGTTTAAGCTGGCTGTCATTTGCCAGCAAATTTACTACCGGTATAAAAAAGGGCAGACAAATGACCAGCGCTTTGCCCGGTTTGGTCCGTTTACAGAAACTCTGATCCAGCATGCCCTGCGCCTGGCACAGAAGGACTGA
- a CDS encoding 2-phosphosulfolactate phosphatase, with protein sequence MGKIHVVTRKEEIDEVKMDNKIAVVFDVLLATSTITTVLHHGAVSVIPVLDGNQARDRAAGMNKDEYILVGEYEGRTIEGFLDPNPSALKDTAAGKKVILSTTNGTVAVHKSSPAKKVYACSLLNSKAIADALSASHEDETIIIVCSGSSGQFSLEDFYGAGYLIHQLTAQEGWSLSDSALTAKLFYEGTIQEPATVLGQSRVGKMLEEYGFREEITFISNQDCFSTVPVLIGDELVDFNRIKVSSN encoded by the coding sequence ATGGGGAAAATACATGTTGTGACAAGGAAAGAAGAAATTGATGAAGTCAAAATGGATAACAAAATAGCGGTTGTGTTTGATGTCCTGCTCGCAACATCCACCATTACGACTGTCCTTCATCACGGGGCCGTTTCCGTTATCCCGGTGCTGGACGGCAATCAGGCAAGGGACCGTGCAGCAGGGATGAACAAGGATGAATACATTCTGGTTGGCGAATACGAAGGCAGGACAATTGAGGGATTTCTTGATCCGAATCCTTCCGCTCTAAAAGACACTGCAGCAGGAAAAAAGGTTATTTTATCCACAACAAACGGGACAGTTGCCGTTCATAAAAGCAGCCCGGCAAAAAAAGTCTATGCTTGTTCTCTATTAAACTCAAAAGCTATTGCTGATGCTCTTTCAGCTTCACATGAAGATGAAACAATCATCATCGTTTGCTCTGGTTCATCCGGCCAGTTCAGCCTGGAAGACTTCTATGGAGCAGGGTATTTAATTCATCAGCTGACAGCTCAGGAAGGCTGGAGCCTCAGTGATTCTGCCTTGACGGCAAAATTATTTTACGAAGGCACCATACAGGAGCCAGCTACGGTTCTTGGCCAGTCAAGAGTAGGAAAGATGCTTGAAGAGTATGGATTTAGAGAAGAAATCACCTTTATCAGCAATCAAGATTGTTTCAGCACAGTACCAGTACTGATAGGGGATGAACTGGTTGATTTCAATCGGATAAAGGTAAGTTCCAATTGA
- a CDS encoding SDR family NAD(P)-dependent oxidoreductase translates to MRFQHQVAVVTGAGSGIGFETAKRFIAEGAKVILVGRNEEKLTAAANQLNIAETAAFPFSADVTKEEDISALLAYVKEEFGDLHILVNNAGGSVHSRIMETTVEQWDFVQSVNLKSVFLASKALGGYMTERSTVQRGNRAIVNVASLSGHKAGAEIPHYSSAKAAVINFTKALAYEFAPNGIRVNSVSPGFIETPLTEPGLQNERFSEAIKRNTALKRVGKPEEIANIIAFAASHEASYMTGSDLLADGGWLIT, encoded by the coding sequence ATGAGATTTCAGCATCAAGTGGCCGTTGTAACTGGAGCCGGAAGCGGCATTGGGTTTGAAACGGCCAAACGATTCATTGCAGAAGGAGCAAAAGTCATTCTTGTCGGCAGAAATGAGGAAAAGCTGACAGCAGCGGCTAATCAGCTGAACATTGCTGAAACAGCGGCTTTCCCATTCTCTGCGGATGTGACGAAGGAAGAGGATATCAGCGCTCTGCTGGCATATGTAAAAGAGGAGTTTGGAGATCTGCATATTCTTGTCAACAATGCAGGCGGCTCCGTACATTCAAGAATCATGGAAACAACTGTTGAACAATGGGATTTTGTTCAGAGTGTCAATTTAAAAAGTGTCTTCCTTGCCTCAAAAGCACTGGGCGGCTATATGACAGAGAGAAGCACTGTTCAGAGGGGGAACAGAGCGATTGTCAATGTTGCTTCCCTTTCAGGACATAAAGCAGGGGCCGAAATTCCTCATTACAGCTCAGCTAAAGCAGCTGTTATCAATTTCACAAAAGCTTTAGCGTATGAGTTTGCCCCAAACGGGATCAGAGTCAATTCCGTGTCACCGGGCTTTATTGAAACCCCGCTTACTGAACCTGGTCTTCAGAACGAGAGATTCTCAGAAGCCATTAAGCGGAATACCGCATTAAAGCGCGTTGGAAAACCAGAAGAAATTGCAAACATTATTGCATTTGCCGCTTCACACGAAGCGTCATATATGACCGGTTCCGATCTGCTTGCAGACGGCGGCTGGCTGATTACATAA
- a CDS encoding enoyl-CoA hydratase/isomerase family protein gives MSDLLVEKSGNVLFLTLNRPERLNAFSADMILALTTELHQAKADDSIRAVVLSGSGRSFSAGGDVKTMGEANGQQVYDHIGRLNECIKAFKDLDKPIIAAVHGFAAGAAFNLALACDQILAAEDSKFVMSFSQVGLISDGGGLYFLPRIIGPYKAKQLFYNAEPITAAQAEEYGIVNKVVPLEQLKDEAVSYAHKLSQGPVKAYGMMKKIINASAVSTLEEILEQERIAQTLMISTEDHQEGIHAFKEKRKPIFQGK, from the coding sequence ATGAGCGATTTACTGGTAGAAAAAAGCGGGAATGTACTGTTTTTAACATTGAACCGTCCTGAAAGGCTGAATGCATTCAGCGCAGACATGATTTTAGCATTAACAACTGAGCTGCACCAAGCAAAAGCAGATGACAGCATAAGGGCTGTTGTCCTAAGCGGTTCAGGCAGATCATTCAGTGCCGGCGGAGACGTGAAAACGATGGGTGAGGCTAATGGCCAGCAGGTATACGACCACATCGGACGCTTGAATGAATGCATCAAGGCGTTCAAAGACCTTGATAAGCCGATTATTGCAGCTGTACACGGATTTGCTGCTGGTGCAGCATTTAATCTTGCTCTTGCATGCGACCAAATTCTTGCAGCAGAAGACAGCAAGTTTGTGATGAGTTTTTCACAGGTAGGCCTGATCTCTGATGGAGGAGGGTTATATTTTCTTCCTCGCATCATCGGCCCTTATAAAGCGAAGCAATTGTTCTATAATGCTGAACCAATTACTGCAGCTCAGGCTGAGGAATATGGAATTGTCAACAAAGTGGTTCCATTAGAACAGCTGAAGGATGAAGCTGTTTCGTATGCCCATAAGCTTTCGCAGGGGCCTGTAAAAGCGTATGGCATGATGAAAAAAATCATCAATGCTTCTGCTGTCAGTACACTTGAAGAAATATTGGAGCAGGAACGGATTGCCCAGACACTGATGATTTCTACAGAAGATCATCAGGAAGGCATTCATGCATTTAAAGAAAAACGCAAGCCAATCTTTCAGGGGAAGTGA
- a CDS encoding quinone oxidoreductase family protein, with translation MRAIQLEEYGGPEVLKVVEMEVPEPAANEVLIKIEAIGVNYADTARREGQYVIDTPLPFVPGAEVAGTVEEIGSEVTRFKKGDKVVTLLGSSRATGYAEFTVAEERGLIPVPEGVDVKQAVSLPLQGLSAYHILKTMGRIEPGETVLIHAAAGGVGTIAVQLAKLFGASIVIATASTPEKRSLAIEMGADEAVDYTQEGWEKEVLQLTGGKGVDVALEMAGGDVFRKTLSCMAPFGRLVIYGVASGEQSKLYPSSLMAQNLSVIGFFLPQIMRKKELYLQSLSDLLGYLQNGELKLTIGGVYPLESAKEVHQMLQGRQTKGKLILVP, from the coding sequence ATGAGAGCGATTCAATTAGAAGAATACGGCGGTCCAGAGGTTCTGAAAGTAGTTGAAATGGAAGTTCCGGAGCCTGCAGCAAACGAAGTTTTAATCAAAATAGAAGCAATTGGCGTTAACTATGCAGATACAGCTAGAAGGGAAGGACAATATGTCATTGATACACCTCTCCCGTTTGTTCCGGGTGCAGAGGTTGCGGGAACAGTTGAAGAAATCGGCAGTGAGGTCACCCGCTTTAAAAAAGGAGATAAAGTCGTCACACTTCTTGGTTCCAGCCGCGCAACCGGCTATGCGGAATTCACAGTGGCTGAGGAGAGAGGATTAATTCCTGTTCCAGAAGGTGTGGATGTCAAACAAGCGGTGTCACTTCCTCTTCAAGGGCTCAGTGCGTATCACATTTTAAAAACCATGGGGCGAATCGAACCGGGAGAAACTGTCCTGATTCATGCAGCTGCAGGCGGCGTAGGGACAATCGCCGTTCAGCTTGCAAAGCTGTTTGGAGCATCTATTGTCATTGCAACCGCGAGCACCCCGGAAAAAAGAAGCCTTGCTATTGAAATGGGTGCAGACGAAGCGGTCGATTATACCCAAGAAGGCTGGGAAAAGGAAGTTCTTCAGCTGACAGGAGGCAAAGGGGTGGATGTAGCACTCGAAATGGCTGGAGGCGATGTGTTCCGTAAGACATTATCCTGTATGGCGCCATTTGGCCGTCTTGTTATCTATGGAGTGGCGAGCGGTGAACAGTCGAAGCTTTACCCATCATCACTCATGGCACAAAATCTGTCAGTTATCGGATTTTTCCTTCCGCAGATCATGAGAAAGAAAGAGTTATATTTACAAAGCCTGTCAGACCTGCTTGGTTACCTTCAAAATGGAGAATTAAAGCTGACAATCGGCGGGGTCTATCCTTTGGAAAGTGCGAAGGAAGTCCATCAGATGCTGCAGGGAAGACAAACAAAAGGGAAACTTATCTTAGTTCCTTAA
- a CDS encoding branched-chain amino acid ABC transporter permease, whose amino-acid sequence MELLLQQLFNGITIGSVYSLVALGLTLVFGILHIPNFAHGSFYTIGAYVSLLFMTQYGINYWIAMLLSILIVAVLGILCEQFVFKFLGNVNPMRVMVAAIGLMLFFEALAHLIWGTDYKQMPTPFSGVVEIFGLTLTQQRILIVVSSILLMLALHFFLRKTMTGASIVAMSQNREGAFLVGINANMVAMLTFAIAAGLASAAATLASPINLVFPTMGSLVIMKAFVIIIIGGMGSIPGAIVGGFLLGLTESLGATYLSNDYKDMIAFLLLVAILTIKPTGLFSKGVRT is encoded by the coding sequence ATGGAACTATTACTTCAGCAATTATTTAACGGTATTACAATTGGAAGCGTTTACAGTTTGGTTGCCTTAGGTTTGACGCTCGTTTTTGGCATTCTCCACATCCCTAATTTTGCTCACGGATCCTTTTACACGATCGGAGCCTATGTAAGCCTTCTGTTTATGACCCAATATGGCATTAATTATTGGATAGCCATGTTATTGTCGATCCTCATTGTGGCTGTTTTAGGGATTCTATGCGAACAGTTTGTGTTCAAATTCTTAGGGAACGTGAACCCGATGAGAGTGATGGTTGCCGCCATTGGACTTATGCTCTTTTTCGAAGCACTGGCTCATTTAATTTGGGGCACAGATTATAAACAAATGCCAACTCCTTTTTCAGGAGTTGTGGAAATTTTCGGGTTGACCCTGACCCAGCAGCGAATCTTGATTGTTGTATCTTCAATTCTATTAATGCTTGCTCTCCATTTTTTCCTGAGAAAGACAATGACTGGCGCTTCGATTGTGGCCATGTCGCAAAATAGAGAAGGGGCGTTTTTAGTAGGTATAAATGCAAACATGGTCGCCATGCTTACATTCGCCATTGCAGCGGGTCTTGCTTCTGCAGCAGCGACGCTTGCTTCCCCTATTAATCTTGTCTTTCCAACGATGGGAAGTCTGGTTATTATGAAAGCCTTTGTCATTATTATCATCGGAGGCATGGGAAGTATTCCAGGGGCAATTGTCGGAGGCTTTCTTCTTGGATTAACGGAAAGCCTTGGCGCTACTTATTTATCAAATGATTATAAAGATATGATAGCCTTTCTGCTCTTAGTGGCGATTTTAACGATTAAGCCAACAGGATTATTTTCAAAGGGGGTGCGCACATGA
- a CDS encoding branched-chain amino acid ABC transporter permease, translating into MKIQRLALLGILLVTVLFPLMSQNHYHKQIIILVMIWSIAVYGLNIISGFTGQLSLAHAGFFACGAYTLGILTSTFQINFWLAFLAALAVTVVLSLLIGLIALRTRHHFFAIYTMCVGFIIYLTIDKWDEVTGGVRGLIGIPVPSPIGPITFETIESQYYFILFFLLGTIFVVKRIKDSLFGRTLQAIRGSEDLSKTIGINIMKNQLLSFVLSAFFAGLAGVLYAGFIRFLGPDISAITVTFEMLMYLLVGGIGTMTGPILGTFLIVSVTQSLQFLEEYRMLIFGPIVVLIMLFYPKGLVGSYYSVKAHLYNRRTAQVKEKVKEAG; encoded by the coding sequence ATGAAGATTCAAAGACTTGCGCTGCTGGGTATCCTGCTGGTTACTGTCTTGTTCCCGCTGATGTCTCAAAATCACTATCACAAGCAAATTATCATTCTCGTTATGATTTGGTCGATAGCGGTTTACGGATTAAATATCATCTCTGGATTTACAGGGCAGCTTTCACTTGCACACGCCGGTTTTTTTGCATGCGGGGCATATACTCTCGGCATATTGACGTCGACCTTTCAAATAAATTTCTGGCTGGCTTTTCTTGCTGCTCTGGCCGTTACAGTAGTTTTAAGCTTATTAATTGGTTTGATTGCGCTTAGAACAAGACATCACTTTTTTGCAATTTATACGATGTGTGTCGGTTTCATTATTTATTTGACCATTGATAAATGGGATGAGGTGACAGGGGGAGTCAGAGGTCTGATCGGTATTCCTGTTCCGTCTCCAATCGGACCGATCACGTTTGAAACAATTGAATCTCAATATTACTTCATTCTGTTTTTCCTGCTTGGAACTATCTTTGTTGTTAAAAGAATAAAAGATTCTCTTTTTGGAAGAACACTTCAAGCGATTCGCGGGAGTGAAGATCTTTCAAAAACAATCGGAATCAATATTATGAAAAATCAGCTGCTGTCATTTGTGCTGTCTGCCTTTTTTGCAGGGCTTGCCGGTGTTCTTTATGCAGGTTTTATCCGTTTTCTCGGCCCGGACATTTCAGCGATCACGGTGACGTTTGAAATGCTGATGTATTTGCTTGTCGGAGGGATCGGAACAATGACGGGGCCGATTCTGGGCACATTTTTAATTGTTTCTGTCACACAATCTCTTCAATTTTTAGAAGAGTACAGAATGCTGATTTTCGGGCCGATTGTTGTGCTGATCATGCTTTTCTATCCTAAAGGGCTGGTCGGCAGTTATTATTCTGTAAAAGCGCATCTTTATAACCGCAGGACAGCACAGGTAAAAGAGAAAGTGAAGGAGGCAGGCTGA